In a single window of the Dreissena polymorpha isolate Duluth1 chromosome 3, UMN_Dpol_1.0, whole genome shotgun sequence genome:
- the LOC127872506 gene encoding kielin/chordin-like protein, with the protein MTYSDGKTFSSVDGCNNCTCTAGKVTCTNETCGVSCNYANKTYSDGKTFTNSDGCNNCTCAAGKVLCTNETCSLSNCDYNGHQYASGATFKSDDNCNSCFCTNGVVGCTKMACIDTCETQKLRECFLDLVDTTFYAMTEPNKLWMCRSKDAVQSCVERNLKVCQKEFGAVMTAVLTPHVRVMTTLTDAFCSMD; encoded by the exons GTGATGGAAAGACATTCTCCAGTGTTGATGGTTGTAACAACTGTACCTGTACTGCTGGAAAGGTCACCTGCACAAATGAGACATGCG GAGTCTCCTGTAACTATGCCAACAAGACCTACAGTGATGGAAAGACATTCACCAATAGTGATGGTTGTAACAACTGTACCTGTGCTGCTGGAAAGGTCTTGTGCACAAATGAGACATGCTCACTTTCAA ATTGCGATTACAACGGACATCAGTATGCTAGCGGTGCCACATTCAAGTCAGATGACAACTGTAACTCTTGCTTCTGCACGAATGGAGTGGTGGGATGCACAAAGATGGCCTGCATAG ACACATGTGAGACACAGAAGCTGCGGGAATGTTTCCTGGATCTGGTAGATACAACGTTCTACGCCATGACAGAGCCAAACAAACTGTGGATGTGCAG ATCAAAGGATGCTGTCCAGTCATGCGTGGAGAGGAACCTGAAGGTGTGTCAGAAAGAGTTTGGGGCAGTGATGACCGCTGTTCTGACCCCTCATGTCCGCGTGATGACCACACTGACCGATGCCTTCTGCAGCATGG ACTAA